The genome window aatggatccggagaggatccatgtcCACTACTGATCAACATTGGGTCACGAATCATTTATGACTGTTGAAAAcgatgagaaattttttaacgTGTTGGAAACACGGTctggaagtataatattacgATTGAttggaaacttaaaaaaaaaagcaactaaacttaaaaaaaaaatcaactaattatattatatgataATTGGTGTAATGACCCGTTTTTCCTACATACTGAAAAATTTCTTCAGAataacactttttttttgttcaaaaagtAGAATGACACAGTTAATATCACTAATACTATTTCTAACTTAACAACTTATTATTGAGTCTCGGTGATATTTAGTAATAATTCATATATAAATTTTCACATATGTTTTCTTCAACAGCTCGATTAAGATTTGAACGGTAAgtgattttaattttcttgaaCCCGATGTCTAAATCAACTCTATAAACAACATATCAATTATTTTCATATGGAACCCTCATCTCCAAATAATGCATCTCATCAAGAGTTAGAAATGGTCCACGCGCGTGGCGGCAGAATTCCTAGTTTCCCAAGATGTGGCTGCGCAACGGGCCACCAACCCACTGTACCAAAAAgtcttcgttttttttttctgtgttttttttttttttttaattttttgttgcgGTTACATGTACGTAGAAGCATTTTACAAACACACTTGACTAAAcgactttttattttcttttgttggaatgGACTAACTGATGGGTTGACAAATTTGTAAAGATACCGTATTTACCTTGAAACTACGACAGAAATTGACATCGCTCCAGTGCCGttcatccaaatccaaatcgAGAGCCGTCGACTTGCGATCGTTTCGCCAACAGACGGCAGCGGCGGAAGATGTAAACACGATTTTGTCTATTGTTTCAGTTCTTGCACATGCTTCTAGTACGTTGTGCGCTGCCCGAACCTCCACTTCTGCCATGTATTCCTGCACGCAACATATATATAACAACTGGTGTAAATTTAATCCTACGTAATATTGAGTGCCACAAATATTTCAgttatatttgatttttataactgttagaattttttatttccaCAATTGATTCAATCCAACCCAGTACATTGAAAAGGTTTCTCGTAAAATATTCAAAACCTGAGAAAATAATCAATGTATGATGTCGGACTTTTGACTAGTTCTCgtggaaaaataatttaagaggCTGATTGATTGTGTTACGTTGatctaattattaaaaaacataCCGTGTATTTCCCTCCGCCTCCCGGTAATGttgatattttaataaaaaataataaaaaataataaaaactaaaaaatagaTATATAGATACAGTGTATGGTTTTTGAAGATGGACGTGAATTGTATGCCCTTCTCATCTCATACCCTTTCCATCTCCTTCTATTtctgtggtcacagttaagccacgtcaatattttatattctcattgttttttgtcttaaccatgaccacaaaaataaaaagggatgAGAAGGGGATGAGATGatggagggcaaacaatccagGTCCTTTGAAGATAAGGATGTGTTTCCCTAGGATAGTTGGGAGCTGCTTAGTTTATATTTTTTCTGTTACTTCAcagtttaatttcaattttcttattaatattataaaatattatgcgaAAAACATGAAGTGTCAGAAAGTACATAGAGAGTCTCACTTTAAAGAAAATCTCCATAGCATTCTTGTTTATAATCTAGCTGATGATGGTAATGTATCGACTTAGCTTTTGAATAGTCTAGGTGCTGATATTAATGTACCGACTCGTATTTGATCATTAATAATCAGTTTactatttaaaagaaaaaaaacataaggGCCAAACCCAGGAGAGAGGTTAACTGCATCTGTTATAATGCAAAGATTAAAGTTTCTCTTTATTTCTTATTCACCAAATATGTTCCTTTTCATTGGTTTATTGGTCACATGATATATACAAAATCTATACAAAATCTAGAAAAAGCAAACGATATATATCACTTTCAAACTTTCTTTCTTGCCACAAGAGAGCACCTCCAATCATTTCAATAGAATAATTATGTAATCATTATTTTTTTGGACGAAGTGACAACTTCATTAGGCAATTACGTGATCATCTTAAAATGTCTGAGTGTATAATAACTTTACGTTAAAAAAGATTAGTTAGTGGTTTGGTTATGTTAGTTTATTGTTTTAGAGGTCGAAATCAAACTTAATCTGAAATTCGTTCTCAACCACTAAATCATCATGTAATAATTGTTCATAATAACTTGTTTAGACTGCTGATAATAACTCTCGttatttattctttatttttatcttttttatttttgttatggaAAAAGGGTTTAAAACACCACAAACACAAAATGAATAGAGAAAATCAGCAAATTAAACACAGAATTTCTAGTGCAGTTGATTAACAAAAGGGTTCGTTTACTAAACATTTCATCTTTTACTAAACTATTTTCAGTTTTCAGCTTAAAAAAAACGAAACCAAAAGGATTATCAAGTGAGTCAATTGGGGAGAAAGAAGGTACATACATCGCAGTCAGGCTGATCTTGTGGAGGCTCAAATGAATAAAACAAGCCGGAACAGCCTTTGAGAGCGTCCAGGATGCTCTGGTAGTCGAACGGATCCAGATCGAAAACTTTGAGCTTCGTTTTGTCACAACAAATCCCACCCAACCGCGCTTCCCCTAATTAATCAACACACCCCAAGAACAATGTTAATTAACGATAATAATCCAGAactaaacaaaagtaaaaagcTTCATTAAGCTAAATTTAAAAACCCACCATGCCTCTGAAGGGCAGCATGGACTGTGTAACCCTTTTGCAGCAGGCGCTCTGTGAGGCTGGCGCCTACGTGGCCTGATGCATCCATTACACATACTGCTGCTGCTGGTGCCATTTGTGTCTCTCTgtatgagagaaagagagagaggcttTTGGGGTTTGAAGGTTCGAGCTGGCAATATTAGGGAGGTTGCAGGTTCTGGGTAGATGGAGAGGAATGAggtttatatatataggcacgaCAAGTAGTCCCACACGCTACCAACCAAGCGCCACATAGCAGCAACAATTGTAGAAAGTATGTACTGCGCTCGTCACGCTCTTGTTGACGTTCCAGAGATCGCGATTATTGCTAATTTATTTGCTTGACAGTTTGCGTTTTAACGATTTAGCAGTTTGTTTAATACGGTATCAGAGTTTCAAATTTAGGGGTATACTTAATTAGTTAAAGATTTTAGCGTCACTGAGTACTACGACATATTGGTATTTATTTTGGCATTGGGATTGTTTAGCCACTCTTGGTGGTTAcgaataattataaaaaagtgatatttacatacttattcttATCTTTTAAACACACTTATTAATATTTGATCATTAATTTGacgattgaaaattaaaatcagTGTACGAGACGCAGAGAAGGGAAGGCATATATAGACGGGTGGCTAGCATTCAAAGAACGTGGAGAGGAGAGGGGATTAACTCTAGTTGGGAGGTAGTTGCTACTATGTGGGGTTTGGTAGGAACATGTGTCTCCATTAAATTTCACACATGTAGTTATACTTTCACATACCTACTTCCTCCTTCCCTACCTACGTGATACAAAACTGTAGTtgtttattcatatatttatttttaaatcatTTCCAACTCATCTGTTCAAGCAAGTTTTCCTTTATTACAGTAGTAAAAAAGAGTTGAGCCATGACATGACGGCGTCGATGAAATCTTGTTAATGGCTAATCTAATAAAATTTATCATAGTGTTATAATTACATAAGTAAAATATCTCAtattcaattcatataaaagatGATGACATGTTTATGTTGAGTTCGATACATAGTGGCTGATGCATTGAGTATCTGACTCAAATCTTTATTCTTCTAAAGTAAATATtgttatttataaatttaaaaaatggagttttaacgaaaagcttacggtaatgtttactttaacgaaaaatcacatttttacactaaaaagtcaaacttggtactattcactttaccctttattttgtccttattattaaaactcaaagttttcaaaccctttttattagttttccttttaaaaaataaatcaatagaAAATTACACAACTGTTTGGGAGTTTAGGTGCACTGCACAAGAGACCAAAATCCTTTTGTCAAATTTTGGGTCAACAAATAGATCAGTTCTGGTCTGACACTTTACGCGACCATTTACTTTTCGATACGGAAAAGCTGGAACTGTGGCCATTGTCTGCGTTGTGTCCGAATGTATGAAAGTATAGTTTGAATTTTGGTCACGGATGGACCAAGAAAATATAGTGATAGCATTCTACCCTAAAATATTTCTCTGTGTTGAAACTTCATACAAATTTCTAGATAGACATGGACTGAGATATGTTTAAAATTAAATCAACGTTTTAAAAGGAATGGAGTTGATTCACAAGCCACGTGCATTGAagtatataatttttttctagTATTGCAAGCGGTGATTGCCGTAGTTATAgtctttttcttcaattcaatATGTTTTGTGTCCAAAATTTTCATCTACCTTACCATAATTTAGTATAGAATATcaattgtaataaaaaaaattaaaaaaccctTTCAAGCATTGAATTTTATGGGGCAATAGTTCTCAATTCAACATAATAATAACCCTTGAACAATATTTTCAAGAGAGAAACGTTTGGGAAATGGCCTCTTTCCttgaaaaaaatactaaaatgaGATCATCTCATTTAAAATTCCTCATCAAAACTCATTGTTTAATACACAATACACTAATTACTCTATAcaacggtctagtggtatttctcttgtaagtgagaggtcataAGGTTGAAATCGTAGATGATGAGTTGGATACCAATTTATTCCTTCATTCTTTAGACCAGACATATCATTGTATagaaacattaaaataaacaatacaataatttaaaaccaaaagcaaacaaCATTATTTTCTTAGATTTATCAAAAAGgatatgaattttttaaatagAGCGTTAGCATTAGTGGATTAAATTCTAGTTGTTATGGGAAGGAAAATTGATGAGGATCCAACCCTCATCATGGTGCATATGAATGATTGTTTTCTGTCACTACCATTTGGAAAAAGTACATGACTTCTTTGTTAGTGATGTCACGCCTAGAACTCGAGCTCACATTATAGTGGCATGCGCCTTGATAGTTTCAAGAAGGCAATACTCACTTGTTCAAGTATTGTACTCTCAAGTATCTTAAAACatgtttgttgatgcacaaaacgggttaattttaaaataacgtAAAATgtcatgtttgtaccatacttagggcctccgtatttagatctcgtataaatactcgggggacttaaatgtaattatgtaataaaggaatggacaaatatgtaaaaaggggaggagcccttagtctataaaagggcctcctcacccccTCAACCTCTCAAATTGAGAAGAGCTCTCTCatcctcagaagctctctctctccctcttcaacatctcagagaaatacaatatcaatgtggacgtagcccaaacattagggtgaaccacgatacatcttgtgttctttacatttcttgcagattcacgatcggatttacgttgttccaagacccctccgattttgtgcatcaacatttggcgccgtctgtgggtaacgacatgaaaagctatgtcggttctctttcattttttcatttcaCCACCGTGAAACTTTCACAACCTCACCAGAATagccaccgtgaatctgcagaaaccaaaGAACCAAACAACCCGACCCACATTATTTTTGTCAAGTTATAAGTTCCTCATCCTTCCAGTTTCGTGACTCTGGGTTTCAATTTGTCCAAATGTCTTCCAGTACTGAGTCTGAGctctcttctccttctttttcgTCCTCACCTGGGTTGCCTGACACATGTCGTCCTTCCACTTGTCCAACTGTGCAGTTGGTCCCAAAATCTACCTCCGATCGACTTCTGCAGAAGTTCTTCGATGCCACGGTGTTCGACTTTGATTACGAGCAGAGCGGATTAAGCTTTCTTTGCCATCGATTTACCTATCCTTCCATCTGGATGCCTCCGAATCCAATTGCAGTTTCCAATTTCTGGAATTTCAGGTCCTGGCTCTCCACCGTC of Malus sylvestris chromosome 6, drMalSylv7.2, whole genome shotgun sequence contains these proteins:
- the LOC126627124 gene encoding cinnamoyl-CoA reductase-like SNL6, which codes for MAPAAAVCVMDASGHVGASLTERLLQKGYTVHAALQRHGEARLGGICCDKTKLKVFDLDPFDYQSILDALKGCSGLFYSFEPPQDQPDCDEYMAEVEVRAAHNVLEACARTETIDKIVFTSSAAAVCWRNDRKSTALDLDLDERHWSDVNFCRSFKLWHALSKTLAEKTAWALAMDRSLNMVSMNVGLLMAPDLSITNPYLKGAAEMYEDGVLVTVDTDFLVDAHICVFEDVSSYGRYLCFNNIINRAEDALELARKLTPSAPSYPQSQDQDMRIPQQRISNKKLNKLMVEFKSKSQEC